TGCTTTTCGATAGCCTTTAATCCTCTGTCAACCAAAGCAGTATTATCGAATCCTAATGGATTAGAAGCTCTTTCTCTTGCACCTGTATTTGTGGTCATGATCAGAATCACTTGTTTGAAATCTGCTTTTCTACCGTTATTATCAGTTAGAGTTGCGTGGTCCATGATCTGCAAAAGGATATTATAAATATCTTCATGAGCTTTCTCGATCTCATCCAATAGAAGAACACAATGTGGAGTGCGAACGATCGCATCCGTCAATTGGCCTCCCTGCTCGAAACCCACGTAACCAGGAGGAGAGCCGATCAGTCTGGAAACTGTATGTTTCTCCATATATTCGCTCATATCAAATCTGATAAATTCCACTCCCAGGATAGCCGCGAGTTGTTTGGACAATTCGGTTTTTCCTACACCCGTAGGGCCTGCAAACAAGAAGGAACCCACAGGTTTTCCCGGCTCGGATAATCCACTTCTGGAAAGTCGGATTGCTTGTACCAGTTCTATTACTGCCTGGTCCTGGCCGTAAATTTTACGTTTTAATTCTTCGTCTAGGTTTTTGAGTTTCTCTCTATCGTCCGCCTTAACCGTGCGTGGAGGAATTTTAGAAATTTTTGCTACAAGTTCCTCTATCTCTTTTACGCTCACGATTTTTGACTTAGAACTTTCTCTCAGTTTTACTTTTGCGCCCGCTTCGTCTATGAGATCGATTGCCTTGTCGGGAAGTTTACGATCTAAGATATAACGTTCTGCGAGTTTTGCCGCTTCTTCTACCGCCCCCGAAGAATATTTTACGGAGTGAAATTGTTCGTATTTAGGAAGAAGTCCTTTTAAAATCTGGATGGTCTCTTCTACACTCGGCTCGTTTACTTCTAATTTTTGGAATCTTCTAGACAAAGCATGATCTTTTTCGAAGATCGCTTTATATTCCTTATATGTTGTAGTTCCAATACAACGAAGCTCTCCGTTAGAAAGTGCAGGTTTCAAAAGGTTAGAAGCATCCAAGGACCCACCAGAAACTGCACCGGCACCTATGATGGTATGGATCTCATCCACAAATAGTACATTATCCGGGTCGGAAGAAATTGCCTGAACAACATTCTTCAGTCTTTCTTCGAATTCTCCTCGGAACTTGGTTCCCGCAAGAAGAAGTCCCATATCCAAGGAATATACTTTCGTATTCTTTAATACATCCGGAACCTTTCCGTTTACGATCTGAAGAGCAAGTCCCTCTACGATTGCGGTTTTTCCGACTCCTGCATCTCCTACGAAGATTGGATTATTCTTTCTTCTTCTTGCAAGAATATGGATCGTTCTTTCAATCTCTTCTGCTCTTCCAACCAAAGGATCTAATTTTCCTAGGCTTGCTTTTTCAGTCAGATTCACACAGAAATCGGATAAAGGGTCCCCACTTTGTTTTTTGGAAGATTCGTCGGTAGAATTTCCTTCACCCACCTTCTCTCCTGATTTTTTGATCCCATGAGAAATATAACGTACCACATCGAAGCGGGAAATATCCTGTCTTCCTAAGAAAAAGACTGCATGAGATTGATCTTCTCTAAACAAGGAGGCGAGTACATAACCACCGTCCAATTTTTTCTTTTCGGTGGACTGAACATGAAATGCGGCTAATTGAAGGACTCTTTGTGCACCTATCGTATATTCAGGTTCGATCTCTCCGAATGTTTCAGGAACCGACTCCATTTCAGTATCTAAATATTCTTTTAACTCAGAACGTAACTGGTCTAGATCTGCTCCGCAGGCAAGAAGCACTTCTGCCCCGACTGGATCGTAAGTTAAGGAAAGAAGGATATGCTCAAGAGTGATATATTCATTTCTTCTTTTGAGGGCTTCTGTTCTTGCTTGGTTAAGAGATTTTTCCAGTTCTTCGGATAAGGTCATGATTCTTCCCCCTCTTCTATTTCCATCTGGCAATGCAAAGGATGTCCATGTTCCTCTGCGAGCATATGAGTTTCGTTCACTTTTGTTCTGGCAACGTCATGAGAATAGACTCCACAAAGAGCCTTTCCGGTCGTATGTGCCTGTAGCATAATTTGCTCGCTCTCGACCTGGGTTCTATAAAATACAACTCTTAAGATCCAAACCACAAATTCCATCGGAGTATAATCATCGTTCAAGATCACTACTCTGTATTTAGCTGGTTTTTTAAGTTTCAGTTTCTCTTTGGTGAGAACCTGTTCTTCGGTCTTTAAATCACTCATTGTTCTTCGGATTCTCCCCGTAGGGCCTCGTCCTTCAATGGAGAAGAAAGATTGGTTTCCTTTATCATTTCTTGCATATGCATTCTTTCGCTTTCTAAAAAACGTTCAATCGCATTTCGAGCCTGGTCATGGAAAATGAAATGAGAACTATAAGTAGGAACGGCGGGAAATCCTCTTAAAAACTTCTGTTCTCCCTGAGCGCCTGCTTCAAAAATTTCAAAACCATTCTTGATCGCATATTCAATAGGAGCATAATAACAACATTCAAAATGTAAAAAAGGATAATGTGAAGAAGATCCCCAATATCTACCGTACAATTTCTTTCCTTTTTTCAGATTGAATGTGCCGCCTATCGTGTCTCCGTCCTTCTCAGCTAAAAATAATACCAGATTTTGGGAAAATTTCTCCAAAATGATTTTAAAAAATTTACGATTTAAATAAGGAGATCCCCATTTTCTGGAATAGGTCTCCGTATAAAAAGTATAGATGGAATCCATATCTTTTTCGGAAATTTCCTTATCTTCTTTACATAAAATCTTGATCCCTGATTCTTTAATGGTCTCTCTTTCTTTTTTGATCTGTATCCTTTTCTTAGATCTAAAATCTCCTAAAAAATTTTCAAAACCTGTATAACCTCTATTCTTCCAATGGAATTGGTGAGTGATCCGAGTGGCAAATCCCCTTTTTTCCAAGGCCTTAGCTTCTTCTTCCTCTAAAAAAAGAAAATGGATGCCCGAGAGTCCTTCTGCTTTCGCGTTTTCTAATAGAGGTGGAAGTAGGAGATCCAACGCTTCTTCTGCAGATACATTATTTCTTCTTAAAATTTTCTTACCGTTCACAGGAGTGAATGGATAAGCAACAAGACCTTTAGGATAATAAGAAAGTCCGTTCTGAGAGAAAAAATTTGCCCAAGAATGATCGAAAATATACTCACCGTAAGAATCATACTTATGATAAAAAGGAAGAGAAGAATGTATTCCCTTCTCGTCTTCCGCTATCCAATACTCAGGATGCCAACTGGTCCTTCCGCCTACACAGGAAGAAAGTTCTAGAGAATATAAAAACTCATGATTCGAAAAAGGATTTTCTGGATCTCCTAAAAGATTCCATTCCTCCGCAGAAATTTCATTTAGAGAGGATATCCTGGAGATCTGCGTTTTATTGGGCATTTTCTATTTCTTGGACGTCTTGGAGCCTTCTATCGTTCTCTCAGACTCCGAAAAAAATCGTTTCAACTTTTCCAGAGAACGATGGACGATCACTTTTACGTTCGATTCTGAAAGACCAGTGGTTTCGGAAATCTCTCTAACGGATTTTCCCTCCAGTTTTGCCATGGTCAGGATCTTTCTTTGTCTGGGTTCTAAGACGTTTAGCCAGGATTCCAGTCCTTGTTGGACTTCCCACCGATCCTCTATCGAAATTTTTTCCTCCTGGGCAAAACCTTCCATTTCCGTGGAAACCATTCTGTCTCTGGTCCCCTTCCTGCGGATATAGTCTATGGTCTTGTATCTGGCGATGGAGAAAAACCAAGGCGCAAAGGGTTTATCCCTTCTATAAGTAGCCCTGGCCTTATGGATACCGATCAAAATATCCTGAATCAGATCCTCTCTATCTTCCTTGTCACGAACCTTGGAGCTTAAATGATTGTTTAAAATTTCCCTGCATTTGGAAAGTAGGAGTTCATATTCCTTGGAATCTCCTTCCTGGGACATGCGCATTCTTTCCGAAAGAATTTGCCAGATATCTTGCTTTTCCGCCATGTAACCTTATGCAGTTTGACTCGAATAGATTAATGAGTCGTATAAAGAAAGCTATTGGACTGGATTTTTTAAGGATGTCCAATCTTTCTTACACCTATGCGGAAAATCTAAACCAGGAGGAAGTATGTCAAATTCAGAATCGGATAAGACCAAAAAACTGATCCAAACATTAAGTTCCGACCTGGAAAAAGGGAGTCTGAACATTTATACCCTTTTTCTCTCCTGTTTGGGCTTAGTAGTTTTGGCAGTAATCCTGGGTTGGACCGCTTCTAATCTAACTGGCAGGGTGAATGCATTTCCAGGTTGGGGACCTGAGCCAATATTGCTATTAGTCTGGGGAATTTTCTCCGCTTATCTTTTCTGTAAACTTGCCTTTCCTGAGGAAACTTCTAGTTGGATCTTTTGGGCGGCAGGTGTTTCCCTATTCGCTTGGATCGTACTAGTACTAAGTCGGTTATTTACGGAAGAAGTTCCTACCCATATTCATCTAGGTCTCTGTCCTGCAATTATTATGAGCACTTCGATTCTATTGGGAGGAGGTGCTTGGTTTCTTTTAAAAAATACGGCGAGTTCCCGTCCGGGGCTTTCCGGATTTCTATTCTTAAATCTTTTATTAGCAAGTTCCAATTTATGCCTGAAGTTCGTATGCTCCGTTCAAGATCCTTCCCATATTTTGATCTCTCACCTTGCATTCACTTTGGTTTGGATCGGGGTTTTATATATTCCGATCCGAAAAAAATTCAGTTGGTAGGTTTTAGTCTAAAAACTCCCAAGCGGTCCTGAGTTCTCCGGCCAATTCTACCGTTTCGAGTAAGTCTTTAAAAAATTCGTTCTGTCCAAGGGTGGAACCGTCGCCTACCATCACTAAAAGTTTTTTGGCTCTAGTCATTCCCACATTCCATCTTCTGGTCTCGGCCAAAAATCCGATCTGACCTTCCGGATTGGAACGGACCAAACTAAAAATCACTGCATCAGATTCTCTTCCTTGGAAAGAATCTACAGTCTCTACTTCTAACAGAGAAGAATGCTCCGGGATAATTTCCTCTAATTTTCGTTTTAGTAGATATCTTTGGTATCTATAGGGAGAAAGTAAGATCAGATTTTTAGGATCCCATCCGGAATCCAAAATTCTTTTTACGATGTTCACTGTAAATTCTGCTTCCCAAGGATTTCCCAAACTTCCTTCCGAATTTTCTTCCGCGCTATCCGTTCCGGAACTATCCAAAAATACCAAACTAGAACCGAACGGTTCTCCAGAATCAAAGGGAATTTTTTCTCTAAGGTTTTGTTCTAGTCCTGACTTCAATCGATCCCCGTAAAACTTACGGTTCGGAAATGTCTGGATCGGATCGGTCATCCTATACTGAGTGTCCAATAGAAATATTCTTTCTTTGTCTTGGAAAACAGGAAGAAGCCTCTCCATTAAGGAAACCTTAAGTAATGGATCCTCGGAAATCACAGTAGGAGGAAGCTGGAATGGATCTCCTGCAATTACAAATCTTTCTGCTTTTAAAATAGGGATCCAGGAAGAAGGTTCTATAGCCTGGCTGCCCTCGTCTAGGATCGCATAATCGAAATCTAAATTATGAAGTTGGTAAGAAGAAGCTCCGGTATGTGTACATACGATTACCGGATGGGACTCCAACAGATACCGGATCAGGACCTTCTGTCTTTCTTTAATACTTTTTCGAAGTGCGTCTGCTTCTTTATAAAGACTTCTTCTTTCTTCCGCTTCTTGTTTGCCGAAACTTCTTTTGTATTTGCGGGCCTTCTTCAATAACTCTTGGACTTCTTTCCTGTCCCTTTCTATTAGCTTCGCTTCCGGAGAATGATTTAATTTCATCTCCAAAGAATTTTGAATAATATCGGGATGCATTCGAGCGGGATGACCAATCCTTAAAACCGGGACCTTCAACTTCTCCAAGGATTCCACGAGTAGATCGGAAGCGGAATTTGTAGGGGCAGAAGCAAGAATCCTTTTCCCATCGGAAGCCAAGAGTCGGATTGCTTCTACGATCGTTTTGGTCTTACCGGTTCCGGGAGGACCGTGGACTAAAATAAAATCTTCCGTTTGTAAAATTGCGGAAACCGCTCTCTTTTGGGAATCATTCAGAGTATCCGGAAGATTGGGAAGAGGTTTAAAATTCGGTTTAGATACTTCTAATTGATTGGAAAATAGATCCGCAAAGTATTTTTCCCTAGAACCTTTTTTAGCAGAAATGACTTTTTCAAGTGCACGGTCCCACTCTTTAAAACTTGTCTCGTCCGGAAGGATCTCCAGCGCAAGTTTACCCTCTTCTACCCAGTCCGGGACTTCTTCCATATACACCAGGTACGAATCCTCTTGAGCTTTCAGTAGAACCGAGATATATTCTTCTGATTCTTTTACGATACGTACAGGCGTGCCTGGTCTGAATAGTTCCGGAATATTTTTGGACTTTGTGGATTTAAGTAAAACTTTCCAATTCCCGTCGGCACCGAGTTCTGCGTCTTCGAATACTAAAGGAAATACGGTGAATCCATCTTGGACTCTTTTGTTCAGATCAGAAGAAGAAATCTCTTCCTTATACTTATCAAGCTCCGCCTTTCTTTCTTTTTTTAAAGATTCACGTAAGGCGGAATAATAAGATTCTTCCATTCCAATTAGAGTCGGTCAGGAGAAAGTACTACGATCTTATAGCTGGGAGTTTTTTGATCTTCTCTAGTAGGAAGACTTTCCGCATAATGAATTGCGGAAGCAAGTGTGGTCCCGGTAGTCAGTCCTGCAAAAATCCCTTCTTTTTGGTAAAGTTCCGATTGGTACCGAAGTGCCTCGTCTCGATCCACTCCAATGTACTGGTCAGTCACTTTTGGATCGAAGGACTCAGGAAGTCTGATCCCTGAATCTCCCTGTACCATTTTGCGAATGAAGCGGGAATTTTTACTCACTCCCATAATGACTCTTAGAGAAGGTTTTTTACTTTTTAAATATCTTCCTACACCGGAAAGAGTTCCGCCAGATCCTCCTCCCGCAACAAATGCATCTACATTCCCAGCAAGATCTCTCCAGATCTCAGGCCCAGTAAATAAGAAATGTGCATTCGTATTTGCCATGTCCTTGAATTCATTCAAGATCACGCTATTTTTCTCTTTATCTTTGGCTGCCTTTGCAGTTTCTAAAAGAGAATCGTCCCAGTTACCTTTTGCAAGCTGGACCACTTCTACCAATGCACCGTAGGATTTTAATTCTTTGATCTTTTCCTGATCCGTATCGGGAGCCAAAAATACCTTGAACTTGTATTGGCGAAGAGTAGAGATCCAGGCTAAAGAAATTGCAGTAGTATTATACCCCGCTTGGAAAATAGAACCGCCTGGTTTTAGCTCTCCTCTTCTTTCTGCGGCAAGCACCATAGAAAGTGCAGTCCTATCTTTTACACTTCCGGTAGGATTGCAGAATTCTGCCTTGAGATAAATTTCTACATTCGGGATATGAGAACCGATTTGGTTGAGTCGAATCAGAGGAGTGTTTCCGATCATTTGGAGAACATTCTCCTTGATCGGCTTTGCTACACTAAGTTCCCGTCCAAATGTGTTTTGGACAGTATTCAAAGCCCCAAGAAGGCTATTGCCGAATTCATCGATGGAACGGGAAATTTCGTCGAACATAGTCTTCTAGGGTCCTGTGATCTATTTAGAAAATTACTTATGAGAAGCGTACAACCAAGGAACGTCTTTTCGATTTTTCTCTTCGTAAGTAGAGATCTCTGCTGCATGCTGCAAAGTTAAACCGATATCGTCCAAACCGTTGAACAAACAATACTTACGGAAAGAGTCCACTTCGAAACTGTATACGTTTCCGGAAGGACTGATCACATTCTGTTTGTCCAGATCGATCTTAATTTTAGCTCCCGGAGTCTTATCCACGATCTTGAAAATTTCGTCCACTTCTTCCGGCTTTAATACGACCGGAAGCATACCATTTTTGAAGCAGTTATTATAAAAAATATCCGCGTAAGAAGGAGCAATAATCGCTCTAAATCCGTAATCTTCCAATGCCCAAGGAGCATGCTCTCTGGAAGAACCACATCCGAAATTGTCTCTGGTGACAAGGATAGAAGCTCCCTTGTATCTATCAAAATTGAGAGAAAACTCAGGATTTGGTTTGGTTCCCTCATCGTCCAGGTATCTCCAATCGTGGAATAGATGAACACCGAAACCGGTACGTTCAATCTTTTTCAAAAATTGTTTCGGGATGATAGCGTCCGTATCTATATTAGGGCGATCAATTAAGACCGCTAAACCTTCGTGTTGAGTAAAAGCTTTCATATAAATCCAGGTTCCTTTATTTCCAGTTGCGAATATCTACAAAATGTCCTTCGACCGCAGCTGCAGCAGCCATAGCAGGACCGACTAGATGAGTTCTTCCACCTTTTCCTTGCCTTCCTTCGAAGTTACGATTGGAAGTGGAAGCACATCTGTCTCCAGGTTGTAAAACGTCGTCATTCATAGCAAGACACATGGAACAACCTGGTTGTCTCCACTCGAAGCCTGCTTCTATAAAAATTTTATCCAGTCCTTCTGCTTCCGCTTGGCGTTTCACTCTTCCGGAACCAGGGACTACGATAGCCTGAACCTTATCGGAAACCTTCTTACCTTTTACGGTTGTAGCAGCCACTCTCAAGTCTTCTATCCTGGAGTTTGTGCAAGAACCGATGAAAACCTTATTAACAAAGACATCTTGCATCTTTTGTCCAGGTTTCAGGTCCATATATTTAAGTGCATTTTCGATACTGATCTTTTCTACAGCGTCAGGAGCGTCTTTTGGATCAGGAACGATTCCTGTCACAGGAACAACTTGTCCAGGAGAAGTTCCCCAGGTCACTTGAGGAGCGATCTCTTCTGCTTTTAATACGATACTAGTATCAAATTTTGCTCCATCGTCTGTAACATAACGTTTCCATTTTTGGACGGCCAGATCCCATTCTGCACCTTTAGGTGCGAAATCTTTTCCTTTCAGATAATCAAAAGTGGTTTGGTCCGGAGCGATCAGTCCTGCTCTTGCTCCCGCCTCGATAGACATATTACAAACAGTCATACGAGCTTCCATACTTAAGGAAGAAATTGCGGAACCTCTATATTCGATTACGTATCCTGTTGCTCCACCGGTACCGATTTTTCCGATGATCGCTAGAACGATATCTTTAGCGGTTACATGAGGAGAAAGTTGACCATCTACTCTGATCTCCATTGTTTTTGCTCTTCTTTGCATAAGAGTCTGAGTAGCAAGCACATGCTCTACTTCGGACGTTCCGATTCCGAAAGCTAAAGCACCGAATGCACCGTGAGTAGAAGTATGAGAGTCTCCACAAACGATCGTCATACCTGGATGAGTGAGTCCCATCTCAGGAGCGATCACATGAATGATACCTTGATCCGGATGATTTAGGTCATAAAGAGTAATTCCGTTCTCATTACAATTCTTGATAAGAGTTTTCATCTGGTTCGCAGAGATCGGATCAGCTAATTCCAGGTCACGAATCCGAGTGGAAACGTTATGGTCCATGGTAGCAAAAGTAGCTTCTGGACGTCTTACCTTTCTTGCGGCCATACGAATACCGTCAAAAGCCTGGGGACTCGTTACCTCATGGATCAGATGGCGGTCTATATAAATAAGATAGGACCCTCCGTCCATTTCACTGACCAGATGGTCTTCCCAGATTTTTTCGAACATCGTTTTCATGGTTTGCAGATCCCCCAGGGGGTAATTCAAGAGTAAAGATTAGACTTCCTTGAGGAAGCTCTCTTCCATGCTAAAAATCAGGGGTTTTTCGTAAAGAAGGTTCCGGGAAGAAGGCCCCGAATCTATCATTTGCCTCGGAAAACTAGCAAAGCTTTACCGATTCCTATCTCGTCAAAATCGTATAAGATCCTGGGTCTCAGAATTTTTTTACCGTTCAAGAAGGTCCCGGACTCGGAGACCAGATCATATAGAATATACCGGTTACGTACTTTTCTGATCCTAGCATGATTTTTACTGACAGATTGTTCGTATAAGACTAGATCACAAAGGTCGGAATTTCCAATATTTGTCTCCGCTCTTGCAAGAGAGTATTGTTTACCAGGATTTCTTCCTTCTTTAAAAACAAGGGTAGCCTTTTCATAAGATTCACCTTGTTCGAATTCTTTTAAAGCGACCGGGGCTGCCCTTTCCGTTTCGATTCGATCTTCTTCGGAGTAAACAAGTTGGTATTGGTTGCCGTACATTTTACGGTAAGCATCTTGTTCGAATTCAATCGTATGAAGTCTCTCTTCCGCACTCACAGTTCCCTCTGGAATCTGCTTTTTTCCTTTTTTCAGGACTACGATAAGAGCAACCAAAGTAAGAACTAATAAGAATGTAAAACTTGGAAGAAAGATAGAAGGATGTAATAAGAAAACTGCCAGTCTAGTTTGGAATGGAAGATCATAGGAAAAGCTCAGTCGTCTGGAATTTTTAGTTTCCAGTTCCACTTCCAAATTACCGCTTCCCTGGAACTGCCATTCGTCTTGGAAAGGAGATTCGTAAACCAAAGACCAGGGTTCTTTTCTGAAATAATCCAGGTCCCCGAAAGCTTGCGTCCTAAAATCAGGACTCATCAAAGAGTAGAATGTTCCACCATATCTTTTGGCCAAAAATTTTCCACCATTGGAAGGAAATGAAAGAACATTGATAGGAATATTCGGAGTGTATTCCCCATTCTGAGCCTCGTTGGATGGGATGAGATCCTGATCATAAAAAATGGTCAGAATATAATCAGTTTCTTTCAAATGAGGAGAGATCTTTTGAAAAACATAATCCAGATTTGCAGAAGTATTCCTGTTGGACTTCCCACCAGGAACCTTAGCTTCTTTCAAAGCATCCGATTTACTTAAGTCGTCTTTGGAGAAGAATACGTCGTCCGTAAAAAATACGAAGCTGAAACGATCTGCAGAATCCGCTCTTTCAACAATTGTTTTTAAGATCTCTGTGGCTTGCACATTATGATCGAATGAATTTGTCATCTGTGTGATCAGATAAATATGAACTGGCCTTGTGCCTTCCGGTCTATGGATCTTAAGAGGACCTACTCTTCTAGAGCGATTTTCTTTTTGTTCTGAAACAGTAAGAATCTCCTGATCTAAGGATACACCTTTACTAGCTCTCAGCTTTAATTCCACTTTAGGATATCTGGAAATATCATATTCTTCCAGATGGATACTTTCTGCACCGACGAACGACGGATAAACGTTAGCCGCTAAGATCAGAAAGTAAACGAAGAAGGACCGGATCATAAGATTTTGCAATTTAAGCGGGATTTTCATCCAAAGTAAACAGTTTTCTGGAATACTCCAAATGTGGCTCCCAAGACCCGCCTTGGTTTCTTAGGGTCTCGAGTTTTTCTCCACTTCTCATCACAGTTATAGTATCGGCCAGGTCCCTAGCAGAACTAAGATCATGGCTGATAAATAGAAGCCCTGCTCCCATATCTTTTACCCTGGTTCGCAAAAGTTCCAGAATTGCCTTTCCTGTATTCGGATCCAGAGCGGATGTGGGCTCGTCTGCGAGGATAAGTTCCGCACCTGAATACACCGAAAGTAGTATTAAAATTCTTTGTCTTTCTCCGCCAGAAAGTTGATGAGGCCTCGCCTTCCATGCGGCCGCCGGATCGGAAAGTCCGAATTCTTTTAATAAACGGATACAAGTTTCTTCGTTTGCAAACTCAGGTTGTATGATCGAAAAATATTCCAGGATCTGAGATCCGACACTCAAGAATGGATGAAGTCCGATCGCTGCAGTTTGCGGAATCAAACTGATCCGTTTTCCTCGCCAATTTTTCCATAGAGAAAAATCTCCGCTCGGTATATTTTCGGAGAATATTGAAAATTTTTCCCAGGACACGGAGGCTTCTTCATTTGGAAGTCCTAGAACCGTATTTGCAAATGTGGATTTTCCGCTTCCGGATTCTCCTACCAATGCATGTATTTCCTTTTTAAAAAGTTGCAGATTGAAGTTTTTAAGAATATGAGAAGACCCGATTTTTACATTCAGATCTTGTATAGAAAGAATGGGTTCTGAAGAAGTCCTCTCCAAGTTTTATCCTAACTGAAAGAGTTCGTATTCCACGATGGAACAAAGAATATGACCGATCAGAATATGGGATTCCTGGATACGCGCTGTCTCTTTTCTGGGAATGATCAAATCCAAGTCCGCCATTCCTTTCATTTTTCCACCGTCTCCTCCTAAGAAAGAGATCGTTTTCATCCCTATCTCTTTGGCGGATTCCAAGGCAGCGATCACGTTTTTGGAATTCCCACTAGTGGAAAGTCCAACGAGCAGATCTCCCGGTTTTCCGAATGCTTCTACCTGACGGGAAAATACGAATTCATATCCGTAATCGTTGGAGCAAGCTGTGAGCACCGCTGAATCGGCGGACAATGATAAAGCAGGAAGCGCTCTTCTTTCATTTCCTGATTTGTAACGAACCACAAGTTCTGCAGCTATATGAGAAGCATCGCAGGACGAACCGCCATTCCCGCAAAAAAGGATCGTATTCCCTTTTTTTAATACTTCGGAAGCAATTTTTCCTGCCTCTTCAATCTCCGGAAGAAGTGTATCCAATACTGCTTTTTTGGTCTCTATCGAGTCCTGTATCTGTTTGGATGCGATTTCTTTTAAGTTCATTCTCATTTATCCTTTTTAGACCGAATTTTGGAAAGTACCGACTCGAATTCCTTTTTGGCGGAATCAAATTCATACAGTGTCAAATTTTCGGAATGCGGAGAATTCCTGTTCCCGCTCACATTTAAAAAATACAATTCTTTAGAAACGATCTGTTTTACTCTTTCAGAAGAATTTGCCTGAAAAATATCTTCGAATTCTTTTCCTAAAAATATCAATAATACTGCGATCGTGCTGGGCCTGAGATTGATCAATATCTGTTGCTTCCAGATCGGATCCCAATTCAAAATTTCTTTCCAAGATTCAGAAGAACGTTTTAAGTCCGGCTCCTCTTGCAGAACCGCCCAAGATTCCTCGTCCCAATTCG
This genomic window from Leptospira neocaledonica contains:
- a CDS encoding ATP-binding cassette domain-containing protein, coding for MERTSSEPILSIQDLNVKIGSSHILKNFNLQLFKKEIHALVGESGSGKSTFANTVLGLPNEEASVSWEKFSIFSENIPSGDFSLWKNWRGKRISLIPQTAAIGLHPFLSVGSQILEYFSIIQPEFANEETCIRLLKEFGLSDPAAAWKARPHQLSGGERQRILILLSVYSGAELILADEPTSALDPNTGKAILELLRTRVKDMGAGLLFISHDLSSARDLADTITVMRSGEKLETLRNQGGSWEPHLEYSRKLFTLDENPA
- the leuC gene encoding 3-isopropylmalate dehydratase large subunit; this translates as MKTMFEKIWEDHLVSEMDGGSYLIYIDRHLIHEVTSPQAFDGIRMAARKVRRPEATFATMDHNVSTRIRDLELADPISANQMKTLIKNCNENGITLYDLNHPDQGIIHVIAPEMGLTHPGMTIVCGDSHTSTHGAFGALAFGIGTSEVEHVLATQTLMQRRAKTMEIRVDGQLSPHVTAKDIVLAIIGKIGTGGATGYVIEYRGSAISSLSMEARMTVCNMSIEAGARAGLIAPDQTTFDYLKGKDFAPKGAEWDLAVQKWKRYVTDDGAKFDTSIVLKAEEIAPQVTWGTSPGQVVPVTGIVPDPKDAPDAVEKISIENALKYMDLKPGQKMQDVFVNKVFIGSCTNSRIEDLRVAATTVKGKKVSDKVQAIVVPGSGRVKRQAEAEGLDKIFIEAGFEWRQPGCSMCLAMNDDVLQPGDRCASTSNRNFEGRQGKGGRTHLVGPAMAAAAAVEGHFVDIRNWK
- the gmhA gene encoding D-sedoheptulose 7-phosphate isomerase, translating into MNLKEIASKQIQDSIETKKAVLDTLLPEIEEAGKIASEVLKKGNTILFCGNGGSSCDASHIAAELVVRYKSGNERRALPALSLSADSAVLTACSNDYGYEFVFSRQVEAFGKPGDLLVGLSTSGNSKNVIAALESAKEIGMKTISFLGGDGGKMKGMADLDLIIPRKETARIQESHILIGHILCSIVEYELFQLG
- the leuD gene encoding 3-isopropylmalate dehydratase small subunit encodes the protein MKAFTQHEGLAVLIDRPNIDTDAIIPKQFLKKIERTGFGVHLFHDWRYLDDEGTKPNPEFSLNFDRYKGASILVTRDNFGCGSSREHAPWALEDYGFRAIIAPSYADIFYNNCFKNGMLPVVLKPEEVDEIFKIVDKTPGAKIKIDLDKQNVISPSGNVYSFEVDSFRKYCLFNGLDDIGLTLQHAAEISTYEEKNRKDVPWLYASHK
- a CDS encoding FHA domain-containing protein: MKIPLKLQNLMIRSFFVYFLILAANVYPSFVGAESIHLEEYDISRYPKVELKLRASKGVSLDQEILTVSEQKENRSRRVGPLKIHRPEGTRPVHIYLITQMTNSFDHNVQATEILKTIVERADSADRFSFVFFTDDVFFSKDDLSKSDALKEAKVPGGKSNRNTSANLDYVFQKISPHLKETDYILTIFYDQDLIPSNEAQNGEYTPNIPINVLSFPSNGGKFLAKRYGGTFYSLMSPDFRTQAFGDLDYFRKEPWSLVYESPFQDEWQFQGSGNLEVELETKNSRRLSFSYDLPFQTRLAVFLLHPSIFLPSFTFLLVLTLVALIVVLKKGKKQIPEGTVSAEERLHTIEFEQDAYRKMYGNQYQLVYSEEDRIETERAAPVALKEFEQGESYEKATLVFKEGRNPGKQYSLARAETNIGNSDLCDLVLYEQSVSKNHARIRKVRNRYILYDLVSESGTFLNGKKILRPRILYDFDEIGIGKALLVFRGK